One Thermus sp. CCB_US3_UF1 DNA window includes the following coding sequences:
- a CDS encoding aromatic-ring-hydroxylating dioxygenase subunit beta: protein MDPTREILEVLYREAELLDEGRYREWLALTTEDVVYQVPVRLTRERPPEGGYGGVSPSMYHLDEDRTSLEMRVARLETGFAWAEDPPSRLRHFVSNVRVGLPQETARGTEVEVRSNLLLFRSRWDRPEFTLLSAERRDLWRRQEDGWRLARRLVILDHSTLPTHNLSFFL, encoded by the coding sequence ATGGACCCAACCCGGGAGATCCTGGAGGTTCTCTACCGCGAAGCGGAGCTCTTGGACGAAGGCCGTTACCGGGAATGGCTTGCCCTGACCACGGAGGACGTGGTCTACCAGGTGCCGGTGCGCCTGACCCGGGAGCGTCCCCCCGAAGGGGGATACGGGGGGGTAAGCCCCAGCATGTACCACCTGGACGAGGACCGCACCTCCTTGGAGATGCGGGTGGCCCGGCTGGAGACGGGCTTTGCCTGGGCCGAAGACCCCCCCTCCCGCCTGCGCCATTTCGTGAGCAACGTGCGGGTGGGCCTCCCCCAGGAAACCGCCCGGGGGACGGAGGTGGAGGTCCGCTCCAACCTCCTCCTCTTCCGCAGCCGTTGGGACCGGCCGGAGTTCACCCTCCTTTCCGCCGAGCGGCGGGACCTTTGGCGCCGGCAGGAGGACGGGTGGAGGCTGGCCCGCAGGCTGGTCATCCTGGACCACAGCACCCTGCCCACCCACAACCTGAGCTTTTTCCTCTAG
- a CDS encoding 4-hydroxybenzoate 3-monooxygenase: MRRVQVAIFGAGPAGLLLAHLLRQAGVETVVLEAKSREYLETSPHRIRAGVLEWGTKEMAKQAGVGERMLREGLEHGGIYLAFDGGLLHLDFRALAGRSIWVYGQQYLVRDIIQRHLEAGGEILFEHEVVGLENLGEAPVLVFRTPQGKEERLAAEFAVGADGSHSLARRYIPGARIHQKTYPFAWLGILAETRPAAEELIYASSERGFALYSMRSPSLSRNYLQVSPEERLEAWPEERIWEELNRRLEGVAEVRPGPILEKSLTPMRSLVVEPMQYGRFFLVGDAAHVVPPTGAKGMNLAFCDVAVLHRALLAYYRNGDTGPLTRYSQEALRHVWQAELFSYWMTTLLHTLPDPFEEELRRAKLRHLGESLPLQRFLAENYVGLHTTGRYVEG, translated from the coding sequence ATGCGTAGGGTACAGGTGGCCATCTTCGGCGCCGGGCCTGCCGGGCTCCTCCTCGCCCACCTCCTGCGCCAGGCGGGGGTGGAAACCGTGGTCCTCGAGGCCAAAAGCCGGGAGTACCTGGAAACCAGCCCCCACCGCATCCGGGCCGGGGTTCTGGAGTGGGGTACCAAGGAGATGGCTAAGCAAGCCGGGGTGGGGGAACGCATGCTCAGGGAAGGGCTGGAACACGGGGGCATCTACCTGGCCTTTGACGGAGGGCTGCTCCACCTGGACTTCCGCGCCCTGGCCGGACGGAGCATCTGGGTTTACGGACAGCAGTACCTGGTCCGGGACATAATCCAGCGCCACCTGGAGGCCGGGGGGGAGATCCTCTTTGAGCACGAGGTGGTGGGCCTGGAAAACCTGGGAGAGGCTCCGGTCCTGGTCTTCCGCACCCCTCAAGGAAAGGAAGAGAGGCTGGCCGCGGAGTTCGCCGTGGGGGCCGATGGCTCCCACAGCCTGGCCCGCAGGTACATCCCCGGGGCCCGGATCCACCAAAAAACCTATCCCTTCGCCTGGCTAGGGATCCTGGCGGAAACCCGCCCCGCCGCCGAGGAGCTGATCTACGCCAGCTCGGAAAGGGGGTTCGCCCTCTATAGCATGCGCTCCCCCAGCCTCTCCCGGAACTACCTGCAGGTGAGCCCCGAGGAGCGGCTCGAGGCCTGGCCGGAGGAGCGGATCTGGGAGGAGCTAAACCGGCGGCTGGAGGGGGTGGCCGAGGTAAGGCCGGGCCCCATTCTGGAAAAGAGCCTCACCCCCATGCGCTCCCTAGTGGTGGAGCCCATGCAGTACGGACGCTTCTTCCTGGTGGGAGACGCCGCCCACGTGGTGCCCCCCACGGGGGCCAAGGGGATGAACCTAGCCTTTTGCGACGTGGCCGTGCTCCACCGAGCCCTTCTGGCCTACTACCGGAACGGGGACACAGGACCCCTTACCCGCTACAGCCAAGAAGCCCTTCGCCACGTATGGCAGGCGGAACTCTTCTCCTACTGGATGACCACCCTGCTGCACACCCTGCCCGACCCCTTTGAGGAGGAGCTTCGCCGGGCCAAGCTCCGCCACCTGGGGGAAAGCCTCCCCCTGCAACGCTTCCTGGCGGAAAACTACGTGGGCCTCCACACCACCGGGCGGTACGTGGAGGGCTAA
- a CDS encoding tripartite tricarboxylate transporter substrate binding protein, with translation MRKERRYVIQWLGTSLGAALLPWGKAQRYPSRPITLIVPWSPGGSTDLTARALAPVLERILKVPVQVVNRTGGGGAVGHGAIAQARPDGYTIGIITLEVVLPPWVAQTKISADMFSPISLLVLNPVAVVVRQDAPWRTIQELIQDIRQNPGKYKASGTAKWGSYDFARLGFLKELGLKDEALPWVPTQGAAAALQELVAGGVQVAFVAIGEAANLVRSGQARYLAFMTDSRFPAFPEIPTLKELGVDWTFASFLMAAGPKFTLPSVIDVLDKAFAQAVQEAEFVRFMQNANLVIRHLDRKNSLAFLQERTQAMNRIVQELGLKF, from the coding sequence ATGCGCAAGGAAAGGCGGTATGTCATCCAGTGGCTAGGGACGAGCCTGGGAGCCGCCCTGCTTCCCTGGGGGAAAGCCCAGCGCTACCCCTCGAGGCCCATCACCCTCATCGTGCCCTGGTCGCCCGGCGGCAGCACCGACCTCACGGCCCGGGCCCTGGCCCCGGTCTTGGAGCGGATCCTCAAGGTACCCGTGCAGGTGGTCAACCGCACGGGGGGCGGCGGGGCCGTGGGGCATGGGGCGATTGCCCAGGCCCGACCCGATGGCTACACCATCGGCATCATCACCTTGGAAGTGGTCCTCCCTCCCTGGGTAGCCCAGACCAAGATCAGCGCCGACATGTTCTCCCCCATCTCCCTCCTGGTCCTCAACCCGGTGGCGGTGGTGGTGCGGCAGGATGCCCCATGGAGGACCATCCAGGAACTCATCCAAGACATCCGGCAAAACCCAGGCAAGTACAAGGCTTCCGGAACCGCCAAGTGGGGCTCCTACGACTTCGCCCGCTTGGGCTTCCTGAAGGAGCTCGGCCTTAAGGACGAGGCCCTGCCCTGGGTCCCCACCCAAGGGGCGGCGGCAGCCCTGCAGGAGCTGGTGGCCGGGGGGGTCCAGGTGGCCTTCGTGGCCATCGGGGAAGCCGCCAACCTGGTCCGTTCCGGCCAAGCCCGCTACCTGGCCTTCATGACCGACAGCCGCTTCCCCGCCTTCCCCGAGATCCCCACCCTGAAAGAGCTGGGGGTGGACTGGACCTTCGCCTCCTTCCTCATGGCCGCAGGGCCCAAGTTCACCCTGCCCTCGGTGATCGACGTTCTGGACAAGGCCTTCGCCCAGGCGGTACAGGAAGCGGAGTTCGTGCGCTTCATGCAAAACGCCAACCTGGTGATCCGCCACCTGGACCGCAAAAACAGCCTGGCGTTCCTCCAGGAAAGAACCCAGGCCATGAACCGGATCGTACAGGAACTGGGCCTGAAGTTTTAG